taagttgattttgtCGGATTTGGCCAAACACAACCCGTGAAACATAGAAAGCTGACCAGTAAAAACGTCTAAGGTCATTTAtttataaaagaaagaagaaattgtgTGAAGGCAAAGGGAATAGTTGGAAGGTGAAGATTGTGGGAAAATGGCGTGGAGAGCAAATCTGTCTCGGAATCTGAAGGAGCTTCGCATCCTCTTTTCTCCATCCTCCCCTCAAAGTGCTGCCACTAGGTTTCTTCCTTCTTTTCCCTGtttctcaattttttttctcatttatcTAAGTAATTACCGGTTACTGCATTGAAATGAGCTCGAATAGTAATATAAAAATATCCTGAGTTACTTTGCGATTGAGAGGTAGTTAATTGATTAATAGATAAATTAATCCCAATAATTAATTGTTTCATGTTTTAAATAGGGCGTTCATTGAGAAGAACTACAGAGATCTCAAGACTCACAACCCCAAATTACCTATTTTGATTCGTGAGGCCTCTTCCATCGAGCCTCAGCTTTGGGCC
Above is a window of Nicotiana tabacum cultivar K326 chromosome 8, ASM71507v2, whole genome shotgun sequence DNA encoding:
- the LOC107777309 gene encoding NADH dehydrogenase [ubiquinone] 1 alpha subcomplex subunit 2, giving the protein MAWRANLSRNLKELRILFSPSSPQSAATRAFIEKNYRDLKTHNPKLPILIREASSIEPQLWARYDLGVERGIRLEGLTEEQISKALEDLAKVGASR